A window of the Diorhabda carinulata isolate Delta chromosome 1, icDioCari1.1, whole genome shotgun sequence genome harbors these coding sequences:
- the LOC130901397 gene encoding uncharacterized protein LOC130901397 codes for MKQPTNKQTSQKTSTKISVVDRDLQRKRVIEATIQKHKVFLMKYVAPSNRHVFEVIFDDWIKIPPWIGPTVQEKNLAKQKKSKKASNKKKTRSIGTGITVIHKAIGTKDFETENVKGSNNNQNIPSSNKNVPHSSIMYKQKYPQ; via the exons ATGAAACAACCCACTAACAAGCAAACCAGTCAgaaaacaagtacaaaaatcaGTGTCGTTGATAGAGATTTGCAAAGGAAACGTGTCATTGAAGCTACGATTCAAAAGCATAAagtatttttgatgaaatatgtTGCTCCATCAAACAGACATGTGTTCGAAGTTATTTTTGATGACTGGATTAAAATACCACCATGGATAGGACCAACTGTACAAGAAAAAAACTTAGCTAAACAGAAAAAGTCTAAAAAAGCTTccaacaaaaagaaaacacgAAGTATAGGTACTGGCATTACAGTAATTCATAAAGCTATAGGTACAAAggattttgaaacagaaaatgtAAAAG gCTCCAACAATAACCAGAACATCCCCTCAAGCAACAAAAATGTGCCACATTCATCTATAATGTATAAGCAAAAATATCCACAATGA